From Aspergillus fumigatus Af293 chromosome 5, whole genome shotgun sequence, a single genomic window includes:
- a CDS encoding putative NAD+ kinase has product MEKGLSQDDTDHGDAISDTETHNQLEVVLYPDCTHRRKSSLVSVDDSRSRPHLDNTDERTACFVHSLIMGEWISPPSKDIRPDAKPSKAHGTTPQTTVVDDDAIKPSEAKDRKALKTTPTVVQSRHLTKKQLSDMAWNVRKLSKKLGSIKLKLTVKSVLLVTKVRDESLVVLTRKVTQWLLSKDRSTKYVVYVEKRLETHPDFGATQLLQEEPTAEGRLKYWDADMASEEAHLFDFVVTLGGDGTVLYTSWLFQHVVPPVLSFSLGSLGFLTRFDFNQYQSTLETAFKDGVVVSLRLRFECTIMRSNRRSEDDATNITKRDLVEELIGEEMEGTLTHRPDKVFQILNDVVLDRGPNPTMSQIELFGDNEHFTTLLADGVCIATPTGSTAYNLAAGGSLCHPENPVILVTAICAHTLSFRPIILPDTIVLRMGVPYDARTSSWASFDGRERIELQPGDYVTVSASRYPFANVLPHNRRGEDWVQSISKTLNWNSRQKQKGFK; this is encoded by the exons ATGGAGAAGGGGCTGTCGCAGGACGACACC GATCATGGAGATGCAATCAGCGATACAGAAACGCATAACCAGCTGGAG GTCGTGCTTTACCCTGATTGCACTCACCGCCGCAAGTCGTCCTTGGTTTCAGTAGATGACTCAAGATCAAGACCACACCTTGACAATACAGACGAGAGGACGGCATGTTTTGTGCACTCCTTGATCATGGGTGAATGGATATCACCGCCATCCAAAGACATCCGACCAGACGCGAAGCCGAGCAAAGCGCACGGAACAACCCCGCAGACCaccgtcgtcgacgacgacgcGATTAAACCGTCCGAGGCGAAGGACCGAAAGGCTCTCAAGACAACCCCTACAGTGGTGCAATCGCGGCACCTGACCAAGAAGCAGCTGTCGGATATGGCATGGAATGTGCGCAAGCTGTCAAAGAAGCTAGGGAGCATCAAGCTCAAGCTTACGGTGAAGAGCGTATTGTTGGTGACAAAGGTACGCGACGAATCTCTTGTCGTACTTACACGGAAGGTTACCCAGTGGCTGCTCTCCAAAGATCGCTCGACAAAATATGTCGTCTACGTGGAGAAGCGGCTGGAGACGCACCCGGATTTTGGAGCGACTCAGCTCCTTCAAGAAGAACCTACAGCCGAAGGCCGGCTCAAGTACTGGGATGCAGACATGGCATCAGAGGAAGCACATCTATTCGACTTCGTCGTTACACTAGGAGGGGATGGAACGGTTCTCTACACAAGTTGGCTGTTTCAGCATGTCGTACCACCCGTACTCTCGTTTTCACTGGGGTCTCTGGGATTCCTGACTAGATTCGATTTCAACCAGTACCAGAGCACACTAGAGACTGCGTTCAAGGACGGTGTCGTGGTAAGCCTCAGACTGAGGTTCGAGTGCACAATCATGAGGAGCAATCGGCGGTCGGAGGACGACGCAACAAACATAACGAAGCGAGATCTCGTCGAAGAGCTGATAGgagaggagatggaaggaaCATTGACCCATCGACCGGACAAGGTTTTCCAGATCCTCAACGATGTTGTGCTTGACAGAGGACCGAACCCCA CGATGTCTCAAATTGAGCTGTTCGGTGACAATGAGCATTTCACAACGTTACTAGCGGACGGAGTCTGCATAGCGACGCCTACCGGCTCGACAGCATACAATCTCGCAGCGGGAGGTTCACTGTGTCATCCAGAGAACCCCGTCATTCTTGTCACCGCAATCTGCGCCCACACTCTGTCTTTCCGACCGATTATATTGCCAGACACCATTGTTCTACGTATGGGAGTACCTTACGATGCTCGGACAAGCTCATGGGCAAGCTTTGATGGCCGAGAGAG AATCGAACTGCAGCCGGGCGATTATGTGACTGTATCCGCATCCCGGTATCCGTTTGCAAATGTGCTACCCCACAACCGACGTGGCGAGGATTGGGTGCAGAGCATCTCCAAAACTTTGAATTGGAACTCGAGGCAAAAGCAGAAGGGCTTCAAATAG
- a CDS encoding trafficking protein particle complex subunit 5 — MSQSQPPRHSSMLSASTSGTNIAGTADRQPPPKQVTTVAQQSPGLRIPSNRKTIYDRHLNRSRNAELSRASFAFLFAEMVTYAQRRVTGIQDLERRLNEQGYPLGLRLLDLLFYRSMSSSTSTSLSSSSTSASPPNRPLRILPLLHLIHGPLWRLLFQRPADALEHSVSPETPNEYMITDNDPLVNTYISVPKEMNMLNCAAFVAGIIEGVCDGCGFEAKVTAHNQPTEMWPGRTIFLLRFGESVMEREKVLERAGVK; from the exons ATGTCACAATCACAACCCCCCAGACACTCGTCGATGCTATCTGCCAGCACCAGCGGAACAAACATAGCTGGCACCGCTGACAGACAGCCGCCCCCAAAGCAAGTGACGACAGTCGCGCAACAAAGCCCCGGCCTGCGAATCCCGTCGAACCGCAAGACGATCTACGACAGACACCTGAACCGCAGTCGAAATGCGGAGCTCAGTCGGGCAAGCTTCGCCTTTCTGTTCGCGGAGATGGTTACATACGCCCAGCGAAGAGTAACAGGGATACAGGATCTAGAGCGCAG ATTAAACGAACAAGGCTACCCCCTCGGCCTCCGTCTCCTCGATCTACTCTTCTACCGCTCTatgtcctcctccacctcgaCCTCTCTAtcaagctcctcgacctctgCTTCCCCTCCTAATCGACCTCTCCGTATTCTTCCCCTGCTTCATCTCATTCATGGGCCGCTTTGGCGCCTGCTCTTCCAACGCCCCGCAGACGCCCTCGAGCATTCTGTGTCCCCAGAAACACCTAACGAGTACATGATCACGGACAATGACCCGCTGGTAAACACATACATTAGTGTTCCGAAGGAGATGAACATGCTCAATTGCGCTGCCTTTGTGGCGGGGATCATAGAGGGGGTCTGTGATGGCTGTGGTTTTGAGGCCAAGGTCACGGCGCATAATCAGCCTACGGAGATGTGGCCCGGGCGAACGATCTTCCTGTTACGGTTTGGCGAGAGTGTCatggagagagagaaggtgTTGGAAAGGGCAGGGGTGAAATAA
- a CDS encoding microfibrillar-associated 1 family protein has protein sequence MPPPLPSQHRGMTANPLKPVKRYRPGKPIAEEPSSSEEDDDAEEEVQEQERRRQEQQRQRQQAPKATSFPAGAAAAGRITKGVQDVKIEEDDDEEGFVTEEEEEAPPKITARVAGDRAETVTAQAGRDEEEEEEEEEEEEEEESEEEESSSEEEAPRRVLLRPTFIKKDKRNNTPNQSQIAANVADSAAEAEARKAQRQEKADMLVREQLEKEAIARTTANRAWDDDEVVEAGEEGAIDDRDGLDPEAEYAAWKLRELKRIKREREAIEAAEKEREEIERRRNLTAEEREREDREFIEKQKQEKEASRGQTGFMQRYFHKGAFFRDDLEREGLDKRNIMGQRFADDVARETLPEYMQIRDMTKLGKKGRTRYKDLRTEDTGRFGEGFNDRPRRRDGAPLGIRDERFLPDRPEDRPKGPTGANASAVRERRRSRSRSYSPRRDRHRDRRDDRHDSRRDRYGGDDLYADRDRRDRSRNRDRSKDRYRPETSSRRKRSPSPYDDRDKRRRTDDAT, from the coding sequence ATGCCTCCTCCGCTTCCATCCCAGCATCGCGGTATGACCGCCAACCCTCTCAAGCCAGTGAAGCGTTACCGGCCGGGAAAACCGATCGCAGAGGAACCCTCGTCGtctgaagaggatgacgatgcggaggaagaggtacaggagcaggagcggcGCAGACAGGAACAACAACGGCAGAGGCAACAGGCTCCAAAAGCGACTTCGTTCcctgctggcgctgctgctgctgggagGATTACAAAGGGCGTGCAAGATGtgaagattgaagaggatgacgacgaggaagggtttgtgacggaggaggaggaagaggcgcCGCCGAAAATAACTGCTCGTGTTGCTGGCGACCGAGCGGAGACTGTGACGGCTCAAGCAGgcagagacgaagaggaggaggaagaagaggaagaggaggaggaggaggaggaaagtgaggaagaagagagcagTTCAGAAGAGGAGGCGCCCCGAAGGGTTCTGTTACGGCCTACGTTCATCAAGAAAGACAAACGCAACAATACACCGAATCAGTCACAAATCGCCGCTAATGTCGCCGATTCGGcagcggaggcggaggcgcgcaaggctcagcggcaggagaAAGCGGACATGCTGGTCCGAGAGCAGTTGGAGAAAGAAGCCATTGCGCGAACGACAGCAAACAGAGCGtgggacgacgacgaagtgGTTGAAGCCGGAGAAGAGGGTGCCATAGATGATCGGGATGGCTTGGATCCAGAGGCAGAATATGCCGCTTGGAAGCTACGAGAACTCAAGCGAATCAAGAGAGAGCGTGAAGCCATTGAGGCAGCGGAGAAGGAGCGCGAAGAGATCGAGCGTCGTCGGAACCTCACTGCAGAAGAACGCGAACGCGAAGACCGCGAGTTTATTGAGAAGCAAaaacaagagaaagaagccAGTCGTGGCCAGACTGGGTTTATGCAGCGCTATTTCCACAAGGGTGCCTTCTTCCGTGATGATCTGGAACGCGAAGGACTGGACAAGAGAAATATCATGGGACAGAGGTTTGCCGACGATGTCGCTCGTGAGACCTTGCCTGAATATATGCAAATTCGGGATATGACCAAgctgggaaagaaaggaaggaCACGGTACAAGGACTTGAGGACGGAGGATACGGGACGCTTTGGAGAGGGCTTCAACGATCGACCCCGCCGTCGGGACGGTGCGCCTCTCGGTATCCGTGACGAGCGATTCCTACCTGACCGTCCGGAGGATCGCCCCAAGGGTCCCACAGGAGCCAACGCCAGTGCCGTACGCGAGAGACGAAGGTCGCGGTCAAGATCGTATTCACCAAGGCGAGACCGTCACCGCGATCGCAGGGACGACAGACATGATAGCCGGCGAGACAGGTATGGGGGCGATGACCTCTATGCTGACCGTGACCGCCGTGACCGTAGTCGTAACCGAGATCGATCAAAAGACCGATACAGGCCGGAAACCAGCAGCCGCAGGAAACGGAGTCCTTCGCCATACGACGACCGCGACAAGCGACGGCGTACAGACGATGCTACATAG
- a CDS encoding putative ssDNA binding protein Ssb3, protein MSLQTPRILPAHLHAFHPSSGSSTHTVRILGTVTALHGDTATITCGNNGDVTLILKSDSHLQMGKLVEVVGKVTELEGGQGLGIRVLATTDWGNPSDCDYKIYEHVVEVTHKLKPIFYDSNE, encoded by the exons ATGTCCCTCCAAACCCCCCGCATCCTCCCTGCCCACCTTCACGCCTTCCACCCCTCTAGCGGCTCCTCAACACACACTGTCCGCATCCTTGGAACGGTAACAGCCCTCCATGGTGACACCGCAACAATAACATGCGGGAATAACGGCGATGTCACTCTCATCCTAAAGTCAGACTCACATCTCCAGATGGGAAAATTAGTCGAGGTGGTAGGGAAAGTCACGGAATTAGAGGGCGGGCAG GGTCTCGGGATCCGTGTCCTGGCCACGACAGACTGGGGTAACCCTTCCGATTGCG ACTACAAGATCTACGAACACGTTGTCGAAGTGACTCATAAGCTGAAGCCTATATTCTATGATTCCAATGAATAG
- a CDS encoding putative GATA transcription factor (Ams2) produces MLTIECGIIVKVLYTFDDESKTNCLARWPHLLDIQTASLDEQTQIGVIELKTCIQAIVSASPELVAKLGQDYTVYAYDYSEYETPLVGQGMLSWVLASASPTPNAPAHQSKTMVTGRVCKNVLGLFSKGAQETLEVKLRLVPVPTVLQSEYLESMQKYRELSNIIPHDFDAQSWTVFLRQNPGLLGPSNTQPLDRTTSPMDHAGIERFHRLLSEGSTPRELSSIAPNGNFRSISPAQSALAVPSRVSTPGQLQQHHEQLQIQQAPRMLLQQERSHGEIRPSSSASMRDSELPSHVHYASRRDSVQSGYGSCDESADQQPRKRAKLYRADWPGRSDFNIERQPSSLRVAASTAASVRIHRPTPVNPAVAAAQNSNEEPVRPPTPISGSNDLPRRVRPAPSLLRESSVQSNNYTSPYPMSDDPGDHNSHSPEEPRYQGLFEPSISMPSSPPVLDGGFPNPSSPVLPPMVTDPDSGFMSGGLDDLLDDDMGTPLEDCAKSISNDAPKRRRTTDAAAQASSPINPSAVPENQIENAPPAPAPTRGPASAAGSRPPSRASFRQAPKPLAPAPFSQSELEQLMSAIPASDPVVPTHVPAQYAHSWTGPMSDLLSAETPTPKPVTEDGKVRSGAGARRLRQVQARLDKCIRDGQVPPYCENCGAIETPTWRRAWSKEFVGGESDANELMKDPTMLFWQVLERNDKDEVTKFKMFKKSLVDADNDFVQILLCNPCGLWLHKFKCMRPENRWNKPASGKKKRMPRNRKGGGPLSDNGTLAKIHPKPQSSKPAGSSPGASDASSPAEEETPRPDNGNENGNDRDNDEDVQEVPSKRRRANSAEPRRSSDTAEKRWQEQDATEALRRAIQSSPARNLEKHPGAAVDENSLTPKPVRRALFHSAQNEGCPLKSLGGSALNSPRRSPRVNCRDPGQKPQDKENAAIDKDLEGLFESPPFEYDLPASPTPRRRNQRSNLLGEKRNSLPCISPLSKARLEGSTDITPTKLSAQKLHRIQGSTTVTPRQNKTPKSLRSLGPDLPSMPDGGFNVEALDNIDSMLVNIFEDVPSSAQCDSLFSFGQSKDSTSGNWSGWIESDYISLNGSDVQEANGEQRTSRRSGASEDEDLIHAILSDPDIQKNAHFDPFQFTSASALDSGIFGSDSVTADVVTLGSRSKTAEEPASKESA; encoded by the exons ATGCTAACCATTGAATGCGGAATTATAGTGAAGGTACTCTACACGTTTGACGATGAGAGTAAAACGAATTGCCTGGCCCGGTGGCCTCACTTACTCGACATCCAGACTGCATCCCTGGATGAGCAAACCCAGATTGGTGTCATCGAGCTGAAAACGTGCATTCAAGCCATTGTGTCTGCGAG TCCCGAGCTGGTGGCCAAGCTGGGACAAGACTACACAGTATATGCCTATGACTATTCCGAATATGAGACGCCGCTAGTCGGTCAGGGGATGCTCTCATGGGTCCTTGCTTCGGCTTCTCCGACTCCCAACGCACCAGCACATCAATCGAAGACTATGGTAACGGGTCGTGTGTGCAAAAACGTGCTCGGTCTCTTTTCAAAAGGCGCACAAGAAACACTGGAGGTCAAACTGCGATTGGTGCCAGTACCTACTGTTTTGCAGAGTGAATACCTCGAAAGCATGCAGAAATATCGGGAGTTGAGCAACATAATTCCCCATGACTTTGACGCACAATCATGGACAGTCTTCCTTCGTCAGAACCCTGGGCTGCTCGGTCCCTCCAACACACAACCCCTTGACCGCACAACATCACCCATGGATCACGCTGGAATTGAACGGTTTCACCGTTTACTCAGCGAAGGATCGACTCCAAGGGAATTGTCTTCGATTGCTCCAAATGGAAATTTTCGGTCTATATCACCTGCGCAATCCGCGCTTGCCGTTCCGAGCAGGGTGTCCACACCTGGCcaacttcagcaacatcatgAGCAACTTCAGATACAGCAGGCACCTCGGATGCTGCTGCAGCAAGAAAGGTCGCACGGGGAAATCCGCCCTTCCTCTAGTGCTTCTATGCGCGACTCTGAGCTGCCTTCGCATGTGCATTATGCCAGCCGCCGGGATTCGGTACAGTCAGGCTATGGAAGCTGTGACGAATCGGCCGACCAACAGCCACGAAAGCGAGCCAAGCTGTATCGAGCGGATTGGCCAGGTAGATCTGACTTCAACATTGAGAGACAGCCAAGTTCTTTGCGTGTCGCAGCCAGCACAGCTGCCTCTGTTCGCATTCACCGTCCTACCCCTGTCAATCCCGCTGTCGCTGCTGCCCAGAATTCGAACGAGGAACCTGTCCGGCCGCCAACACCTATCTCTGGATCGAACGATCTCCCACGCAGAGTGCGACCAGCCCCCAGCCTCCTACGCGAATCGTCTGTTCAAAGCAATAACTATACTTCACCATACCCCATGAGTGATGATCCAGGTGATCACAACTCTCACTCGCCGGAGGAACCGCGCTACCAGGGTCTGTTCGAACCATCAATCAGtatgccttcttcacctccggTCTTGGATGGCGGGTTTCCCAATCCATCTAGTCCTGTCCTTCCACCTATGGTAACCGATCCCGACTCGGGTTTCATGAGCGGTGGCCTGGATGATCTCttggatgatgatatggGCACTCCTTTGGAGGATTGTGCAAAGTCGATCTCGAATGACGCACCAAAGCGCAGACGCACAACAGATGCTGCAGCACAGGCCAGCTCCCCTATCAATCCTTCCGCAGTACCAGAGAATCAGATTGAAAACGCCCCCCCTGCTCCTGCCCCAACTCGCGGTCCTGCCAGTGCGGCCGGCTCGAGGCCACCCTCGCGGGCGAGTTTCAGACAGGCCCCCAAGCCTTTGGCTCCTGCCCCCTTCTCACAAAGTGAATTGGAGCAACTCATGAGTGCGATTCCCGCAAGTGACCCCGTCGTTCCGACACATGTCCCTGCTCAATATGCCCATTCCTGGACAGGTCCCATGAGCGACCTCCTCAGCGCTGAGACGCCTACGCCGAAGCCTGTGACAGAGGATGGCAAAGTCCGTAGTGGGGCGGGGGCAAGAAGGCTTAGGCAGGTCCAGGCACGTCTAGATAAGTGTATCCGAGACGGTCAGGTCCCTCCTTACTGCGAGAACTGCGGGGCTATTGAAACTCCCACTTGGCGCCGAGCCTGGTCAAAGGAGTTTGTTGGAGGGGAATCCGATGCCAATGAGCTGATGAAGGATCCCACCATGCTATTCTGGCAGGTTTTGGAAAGGAACGACAAGGATGAGGTCACAAAGTTCAAAATGTTCAAGAAGTCCTTGGTTGACGCCGACAATGACTTTGTCCAGATCCTTCTCTGTAACC CCTGTGGCCTTTGGCTGCACAAATTCAAGTGTATGCGCCCTGAGAACAGATGGAATAAGCCGGCCagcgggaagaagaagcggatgCCCCGGAACCGTAAAGGAGGTGGCCCGCTCTCGGACAATGGTACCTTGGCGAAAATACACCCCAAGCCCCAGTCCTCAAAGCCGGCTGGGTCCTCCCCTGGTGCGTCTGATGCCTCGTCGCCTGCGGAAGAGGAAACCCCGCGCCCAGATAATGGCAACGAGAATGGAAACGATCGAGAcaatgacgaggatgttCAAGAAGTGCCGTCCAAGCGGCGTCGTGCCAATAGCGCTGAGCCACGACGGTCCTCGGACACCGCAGAAAAGCGTTGGCAGGAGCAAGATGCAACGGAGGCGCTGCGGCGGGCTATTCAGTCCAGCCCAGCCCGAAACCTTGAGAAACACCCTGGTGCGGCGGTCGATGAGAACAGCCTTACACCTAAGCCAGTGAGAAGAGCGCTCTTCCATAGTGCTCAGAACGAAGGTTGTCCTCTCAAGTCCTTGGGCGGTTCCGCCCTGAACAGTCCCCGCCGTAGCCCTCGCGTTAACTGTCGCGATCCAGGTCAAAAGCCTCAAGACAAGGAAAACGCGGCGATTGACAAAGACCTAGAAGGGTTATTCGAGAGTCCGCCCTTCGAATATGACCTGCCCGCCAGTCCTACCCCCAGAAGACGAAACCAGCGCAGCAACCTGCTGGGAGAGAAGCGCAATTCGTTGCCGTGTATCTCGCCTTTGTCCAAAGCGCGCCTAGAGGGAAGCACAGACATAACGCCTACCAAGCTCAGCGCGCAGAAACTTCACCGTATACAGGGCAGTACGACTGTGACCCCCCGTCAAAATAAAACGCCGAAGTCTCTGCGATCTTTAGGACCTGATCTGCCTTCCATGCCCGACGGTGGGTTTAATGTGGAGGCTTTGGACAATATTGACAGTATGCTTGTTAATATCTTCGAGGACGTGCCGTCTTCCGCACAGTGTGActccttgttttcttttGGGCAATCCAAGGACTCGACGAGCGGCAACTGGTCTGGATGGATTGAATCCGATTATATTTCATTGAACGGATCCGACGTCCAGGAGGCAAATGGCGAGCAGCGGACGAGTAGGCGGAGCGGCGCgagcgaggacgaagatCTCATCCACGCCATTCTCTCCGACCCGGACATCCAAAAGAATGCGCATTTTGATCCATTCCAGTTTACTAGTGCAAGCGCCTTGGACTCTGGCATTTTTGGCTCAGATTCAGTCACCGCCGATGTCGTCACTCTCGGCTCCAGAAGCAAAACTGCCGAGGAGCCCGCGAGCAAGGAGTCGGCTTGA
- a CDS encoding mRNA splicing protein SMD2 yields MSTDPKIQDLLNKPKSELTEYEVALVEEHELTAGPLSLLQTATRTHTQVLISCRNNRKLLARVKAFDRHCNMVLENVKEMWTEKPKGGKGRGVNKDRFISKMFLRGDSVILVLLS; encoded by the exons ATGTCGACCGATCCCAAGATTCA GGATTTGCTGAACAAGCCTAAGAGCGAACTCAC TGAATATGAGGTCGCCTTGGTAGAGGAACACGAGCTCACAGCTGGCCCCCTGTCTCTTCTCCAAACCGCTACTCGCACCCACACTCAGGTTTTGATCTCATGCCGGAACAACCGTAAGCTACTTGCTCGAGTCAAGGCGTTTGACCGCCACTGCAATATGGTGCTCGAGAACGTGAAAGAGATGTGGAcggagaagccgaagggcGGAAAGGGAAGGGGCGTGAACAAGGATCGCTTCATCAGCAAGAT GTTCCTGCGAGGCGATTCTGTTATCCTCGTTCTGCTGAGCTGA
- a CDS encoding putative iron-regulated transporter, giving the protein MASQVDMNSHQEDLLEPTEALLEREAPPDVRTTRTASSRSVLIRIYVSHFLSTWNSRMFEFGAVLFLASIFQGTLLYASIYALVRSASAVVLSSWLGSKMDRSNRLVAIRHSIVWQRVPVAVSCACFVALLMPSFRESEPLASGLFLAVVLLACMEKLAATANTVAVERDWVYNAIPELVRTASVPTDDGFRAVEDAREHPTANQKGIIKSAIHLVKRAASPWRQYVASPVFLASFALSLLYLTVLSFGTTMVTYLLHMGFDPLQVSCMRIGAVLAELSGTWAAPFIMGRIGPIRSGLWFLNWQLGCLATAAVAFALYDSNSRLVAVSLILGVALSRIGLWGFDLSVQFLVQEVITFSSEGCYQRLLMSINKGVEEDTRGRFSSTEMGVQNVFEMLSFATTVVFPLPEQFKYPVFISYGAIALAAICFAAYVRKERGHLLHISRCWGGDKMRRSYQVLPGGL; this is encoded by the exons ATGGCATCGCAGGTAGATATGAATAGTCACCAGGAAGACCTCCTGGAACCAACTGAAGCTCTTCTAGAAAGAGAAGCTCCCCCTGACGTACGGACAACTCGGACGGCAAGCTCTCGAAGTGTGTTGATAAGAATTTATGTCTCTCATTTCTTGTCGACATGGAACTCACGCATGTTTGAATTCGGCGCTGTCTTGttccttgcttctatctTCCAGGGGACTCTGTTGTACGCCTCGATCTACGCGTTGGTACGCTCTGCGTCGGCGGTGGTTCTATCTTCCTGGTTAGGATCCAAGATGGATCGGTCGAACCGTCTGGTAGCCATCCGTCACTCTATCG TCTGGCAGAGAGTACCTGTTGCGGTGTCCTGCGCATGCTTTGTGGCTCTTCTGATGCCTTCATTCCGAGAATCTGAGCCTCTTGCCTCGGGCTTATTTCTTGCGGTTGTCCTGCTCGCTTGCATGGAGAAActggcagcaacagcaaATACTGTGGCTGTCGAAAGAGACTGG GTGTACAACGCGATACCAGAACTTGTGCGGACAGCTTCAGTCCCGACAGATGATGGATTCAGAGCTGTCGAGGATGCGCGCGAACATCCCACGGCGAACCAAAAGGGTATCATTAAAAGTGCAATTCACCTTGTAAAGCGGGCTGCTTCTCCCTGGCGACAGTATGTGGCTAGTCCAGTCTTCCTGGCGTCCTTCGCCTTGAGCCTGCTCTATCTTACTGTTCTCTCCTTTGGCACCACCATGGTCACATATCTCTTGCATATGGGTTTTGATCCTCTGCAGGTCAGCTGTATGAGAATCGGTGCCGTGCTCGCAGAATTGTCTGGCACATGGGCAGCACCGTTCATCATGGGCAGGATCGGACCGATTAGGTCAGGGCTGTGGTTCCTCAACTGGCAGCTTGGCTGTTTGGCCACTGCAGCAGTCGCTTTTGCCTTGTACGACTCGAACTCTCGGTTGGTAGCAGTGAGTCTCATCCTGGGAGTTGCTTTGAGTCGGATTGGCCTTTGGGGTTTTGATTTGTCGGTTCAATTTCTCGTCCAAGAGGTAATCACTTTCTCCTCTGAGGGCTGCTACCAGAGGTTGCTAATGTCTATCAATAAgggcgttgaagaagataCCCGGGGGCGATTCTCCTCAACCGAAATGGGCGTACAGAACGTCTTTGAGATGCTGTCGTTTGCAACCACAGTAGTCTTTCCTCTCCCTGAGCAATTCAAGTATCCCGTTTTTATCAGTTACGGGGCGATTGCACTGGCAGCCATATGCTTTGCGGCATACGTGAGAAAAGAGCGGGGACATTTGCTGCACATATCCAGGTGCTGGGGTGGTGATAAAATGCGAAGGTCGTATCAGGTACTTCCTGGAGGGTTATGA